From Trueperella pecoris, a single genomic window includes:
- a CDS encoding ComF family protein: MADWWKNQWNGALDVLYPRWCAGCGRWDEDLCESCQAQFPRWRRVEKQLPYLTEVSADEGADTSPFPVGALAVYEGQAARAIVRWKNVRDRRLDRAFQSLLVRRPPLALPALRRPCVVVPAPSARKRVRDGRFVAGVIAEALSQVYEGQAAAILRRKAGWGSRNLGALGRGRGGHAARLDARGRKARGIAVADVNLRGIDVILVDDVVTTGATLAGASRAVKSRGGRVVGAFVLAAAKDPRVIHATGHTVT; the protein is encoded by the coding sequence ATGGCTGACTGGTGGAAGAACCAATGGAATGGCGCACTTGACGTCCTCTACCCGAGATGGTGCGCGGGCTGTGGCCGATGGGACGAGGACCTGTGCGAGAGCTGTCAGGCTCAGTTTCCACGGTGGCGTCGCGTTGAAAAGCAGTTGCCCTATCTCACCGAGGTGAGCGCGGACGAGGGAGCGGATACCTCGCCATTTCCGGTGGGCGCGCTCGCGGTCTACGAGGGTCAGGCGGCTCGGGCGATCGTGCGCTGGAAAAACGTCCGCGATCGGCGCCTCGATCGCGCGTTCCAGTCTCTTTTGGTGCGGCGTCCGCCGCTTGCCCTGCCCGCGCTGAGGCGGCCGTGCGTGGTGGTGCCGGCGCCGTCGGCACGCAAACGCGTCAGAGACGGGCGGTTCGTCGCCGGCGTGATCGCAGAGGCGCTTTCGCAGGTCTATGAAGGTCAAGCGGCCGCGATCCTCCGCCGCAAGGCTGGCTGGGGGAGTCGGAATCTGGGCGCGTTGGGCCGCGGCCGCGGTGGCCACGCCGCCCGGCTCGATGCCCGTGGGCGTAAGGCGCGCGGAATAGCCGTCGCAGACGTCAACTTGCGCGGTATCGACGTGATCCTTGTGGACGACGTCGTGACCACGGGGGCGACGTTGGCGGGCGCTTCGCGCGCAGTGAAATCACGCGGAGGCCGGGTAGTTGGCGCTTTTGTCCTCGCGGCGGCAAAAGATCCGCGGGTAATTCATGCAACAGGCCACACTGTGACGTAA
- the hpf gene encoding ribosome hibernation-promoting factor, HPF/YfiA family, with amino-acid sequence MEIVVTGRNTEVQGRFRAHAEEKLAKIEQYTPYAQRVEVEVTHETNPSQVETSERIEITVRDKGPVVRAEASASDRFGALDLASQKLFERLRRRHEKKKNRRKGERRDEVPQDLPIDELLAKHKDVEEVEEPTRPSAVGEAVETQLGDSPAIVRQKLYEAKPMSVEQAIDEMELVGHPFYLFIDEETKQPCAAYRRRGWTYGVIRLDATTGAYGPGTPA; translated from the coding sequence ATGGAAATCGTTGTCACCGGTAGGAACACTGAGGTTCAGGGTAGGTTCCGCGCTCACGCCGAGGAGAAGCTCGCCAAGATTGAGCAATACACTCCCTACGCACAGCGCGTCGAGGTTGAGGTCACGCACGAGACTAACCCTTCCCAGGTAGAAACATCCGAGCGAATCGAGATTACGGTTCGGGATAAGGGGCCGGTGGTCCGCGCAGAGGCATCAGCTTCCGATCGTTTCGGAGCCCTCGATTTGGCCTCTCAGAAGCTTTTTGAGCGGCTGCGCCGCCGTCACGAAAAGAAAAAGAATCGCCGCAAGGGTGAGCGCCGTGATGAAGTCCCGCAGGATCTGCCGATCGACGAGCTGCTGGCCAAGCACAAGGATGTCGAAGAAGTGGAAGAACCCACGCGCCCGTCCGCAGTAGGGGAAGCGGTTGAAACCCAGCTTGGCGATTCGCCTGCCATCGTGCGTCAGAAGCTATACGAGGCCAAGCCGATGTCTGTCGAGCAGGCCATCGATGAGATGGAGCTCGTCGGCCATCCGTTCTATCTCTTCATTGACGAGGAGACTAAGCAGCCTTGCGCGGCATACCGCAGGCGTGGATGGACATACGGCGTGATCCGCCTCGATGCTACGACCGGCGCATACGGCCCGGGTACCCCGGCATAG
- a CDS encoding FAD-dependent oxidoreductase, which yields MRLGRKTRRTKRKGVSVADRPLHVAVIGAGPAGIYASDILSKSGVDVRIDLYEKLPAPYGLVRYGVAPDHPRIKAIINALYNVLKRGDIRLVGNVEIGRDITFEELHQHYDAVIIATGADQDKPFNIPGANLPEVYGASKFVYWYDGHPDYPRTWPLEAKEVAVLGVGNVALDVARILAKHPDDLMATEIPGNVEEGLRHSPITDVHVFGRRGPAQVKFTPMELRELGHVPDVDIIVYPEDFDYDEGSEKAMEESKMTRQVVEQLTEWVFQEPEELTASRRIHIHMLQQPVEVLGEEHVEGIRMERTALQGDGSVKGTGEFIDYPVQAVYRAVGYFSSEIPGAPYDAERGVVPNVEGRVTDGGEVLPGMYATGWIKRGPVGLIGSTKSDAQETIRHLVEDYEAGKLHATTEAVGWDETQKVLEERGVRYTTWHGWELLEEFEMHLGASQGRARIKVVERETMTAVSRGEEHDGKLY from the coding sequence ATGCGTTTAGGCCGGAAGACCCGGCGCACGAAGCGAAAAGGGGTAAGTGTGGCAGATCGTCCACTTCACGTAGCAGTCATTGGAGCCGGCCCGGCTGGCATTTACGCGTCGGACATTCTTTCCAAGTCCGGGGTCGATGTCCGCATTGATCTGTATGAAAAGTTGCCGGCACCATACGGCCTGGTCCGCTACGGCGTCGCTCCGGATCACCCGCGTATCAAGGCGATTATCAACGCCCTGTACAACGTGCTCAAGCGCGGTGACATCCGCCTTGTGGGCAACGTGGAGATCGGGCGCGACATCACGTTTGAGGAGTTGCACCAGCACTACGACGCCGTCATCATCGCCACGGGTGCCGACCAGGACAAGCCGTTCAATATCCCGGGCGCGAACCTGCCGGAAGTTTACGGTGCCTCCAAGTTCGTCTACTGGTATGACGGCCACCCGGACTATCCGCGCACCTGGCCGCTCGAGGCGAAGGAAGTGGCTGTGCTCGGCGTGGGAAACGTGGCGCTCGACGTGGCCCGCATCCTCGCCAAGCATCCCGATGACCTGATGGCCACTGAGATCCCCGGCAATGTGGAGGAGGGTCTGCGCCATTCGCCTATCACGGATGTCCACGTCTTCGGGCGCCGCGGGCCTGCTCAGGTGAAGTTCACGCCGATGGAGCTGCGCGAGCTGGGGCACGTGCCCGATGTCGACATCATCGTCTACCCCGAGGACTTCGACTATGACGAGGGCTCCGAAAAGGCGATGGAGGAGTCCAAGATGACTCGCCAAGTGGTCGAGCAGTTGACCGAATGGGTCTTCCAGGAGCCGGAGGAGCTCACGGCGTCGCGGCGCATCCACATCCACATGCTTCAGCAGCCGGTTGAGGTGCTCGGCGAGGAGCATGTTGAAGGGATTCGGATGGAACGTACTGCGCTCCAGGGCGACGGTTCGGTGAAGGGGACCGGCGAATTCATCGACTACCCTGTCCAGGCTGTTTACCGCGCGGTGGGTTACTTCTCCTCCGAGATCCCGGGGGCTCCCTACGACGCCGAACGCGGCGTCGTTCCCAACGTCGAAGGGCGCGTAACGGACGGCGGCGAGGTCCTACCTGGCATGTACGCCACCGGCTGGATCAAGCGTGGCCCGGTGGGCCTGATCGGCTCGACGAAGTCGGATGCGCAGGAGACCATTCGTCACCTCGTCGAAGACTACGAAGCGGGCAAGCTCCATGCGACGACCGAAGCCGTTGGCTGGGATGAAACTCAGAAGGTGCTTGAGGAGCGCGGCGTGCGTTACACCACCTGGCACGGGTGGGAGCTGCTTGAGGAGTTTGAGATGCACCTCGGGGCGAGCCAAGGCCGTGCCCGTATCAAGGTCGTTGAGCGGGAGACCATGACGGCGGTCTCGCGCGGCGAGGAGCATGACGGCAAGCTGTACTAG
- a CDS encoding YajQ family cyclic di-GMP-binding protein, with protein MADSSFDVVSRYDIQEVDNAVNQTAKEIGQRYDFRNVDASIELKGESVTLIANTAERVLAILDVLQTKLIRRGLSLKQVDFGDSEPKLSGKLFKLTGSLKEGISQEHAKKITKLIREEGPKSVKAQIQGDEVRVSSKSRDDLQATIALLKEAKFDVALQFVNFR; from the coding sequence ATGGCAGATTCATCGTTCGACGTCGTCAGCCGCTACGACATCCAAGAAGTCGACAATGCTGTCAACCAGACGGCTAAGGAAATTGGTCAGCGTTACGATTTCCGCAACGTTGACGCCTCCATCGAGCTCAAGGGCGAAAGCGTCACCCTTATTGCCAACACGGCCGAACGCGTCCTGGCCATTCTCGACGTTCTTCAGACGAAGCTGATCCGCCGCGGACTCTCCCTCAAGCAGGTCGATTTTGGCGACTCCGAGCCGAAGCTTTCCGGAAAGCTCTTCAAGCTCACAGGCTCTCTCAAGGAAGGCATCAGCCAGGAACACGCGAAGAAGATTACCAAGCTGATCCGCGAAGAAGGCCCGAAATCCGTCAAGGCTCAGATCCAGGGCGATGAGGTGCGAGTCTCCTCCAAGTCCCGCGACGACCTTCAGGCCACAATCGCGCTGCTCAAAGAGGCCAAGTTCGACGTAGCACTGCAGTTCGTCAATTTCCGCTAA
- the rpmG gene encoding 50S ribosomal protein L33, with amino-acid sequence MASKSADVRPKITLACEVCKERNYITKKNRRNTPDRLEMKKFCPRCNASTAHRETR; translated from the coding sequence GTGGCTAGTAAGTCTGCAGACGTTCGCCCCAAGATCACCCTCGCATGCGAGGTTTGCAAGGAGCGTAACTACATCACGAAGAAGAACCGTCGTAACACGCCGGATCGCCTAGAAATGAAGAAGTTCTGCCCCAGGTGCAACGCTTCGACCGCGCATCGTGAGACCCGATAG
- a CDS encoding UDP-N-acetylmuramate dehydrogenase codes for MSCSIPEPSQPTSTVPPVMATRYGGSSLAEMTTIGVGGPVARVVNATSEAEIIDAVRTADEEGTAVLVVGGGSNILASSKPFDGVVIHDMRSEIETLSEDSCGGAQMRLTAGTAWDEAVVYAVEHGWMGLEALSGIPGSVGAAPVQNVGAYGQEVAETLAQVRTWDRATNKVRTFFLSDMKFGYRDSILKRSIGEFGSSPRWIVLSVTFHMRRATLSRPVRYGQLAGRLGIELGERAPSSDVRAAVLELRASKGMVLDDADRDTYSLGSFFTNPVLTEEKAALLPPEAPRFGVAKHDAVNQIGAAAPTVAGQVKTSAAWLIDHAGFSAGYNMPGPAALSTKHCLALTNRGGATGEDIARLAREIGDGVEEKFGVRIVPEPVLVGLEI; via the coding sequence ATGTCATGCAGCATCCCTGAACCGAGTCAGCCCACGTCGACTGTCCCTCCCGTGATGGCGACCCGCTACGGTGGCAGTTCGCTCGCTGAGATGACGACGATCGGGGTCGGTGGCCCAGTGGCCCGTGTTGTCAACGCCACGAGCGAGGCTGAAATTATAGATGCAGTCCGTACCGCCGATGAGGAGGGCACCGCGGTTCTCGTCGTTGGGGGAGGGTCGAATATCCTCGCCAGCAGCAAGCCGTTTGACGGCGTCGTTATCCACGACATGCGCTCGGAGATCGAAACCCTATCGGAGGACAGCTGCGGAGGCGCCCAGATGCGGCTGACCGCAGGTACGGCGTGGGATGAGGCGGTCGTCTATGCGGTCGAGCATGGTTGGATGGGCCTCGAGGCGCTCTCTGGCATTCCGGGCTCTGTGGGTGCGGCGCCGGTGCAGAACGTGGGGGCTTACGGCCAAGAGGTCGCGGAGACGTTGGCCCAGGTGCGAACGTGGGACCGCGCGACTAATAAGGTGCGGACCTTCTTCTTGTCGGATATGAAGTTTGGCTATCGCGACTCGATCTTGAAGCGTTCGATCGGGGAGTTTGGGTCCAGCCCGCGCTGGATCGTGCTCTCGGTGACGTTCCACATGCGCCGGGCGACGCTGTCTCGGCCGGTGCGTTATGGGCAGCTCGCGGGCAGGCTTGGCATCGAGCTGGGCGAGCGTGCGCCGTCGTCTGACGTCCGCGCTGCTGTGCTCGAGCTTCGCGCGTCGAAGGGGATGGTCCTCGACGACGCCGACCGGGACACCTACTCGCTTGGTTCTTTCTTCACCAACCCGGTTCTTACCGAGGAGAAGGCCGCTCTGTTACCGCCGGAGGCGCCACGTTTTGGCGTAGCCAAGCACGACGCCGTCAACCAGATTGGCGCTGCAGCCCCGACCGTCGCGGGTCAGGTCAAGACGTCGGCGGCGTGGCTGATCGATCATGCGGGCTTCTCGGCCGGATACAACATGCCTGGCCCTGCTGCGCTGTCCACCAAGCACTGCCTCGCGCTGACGAACCGGGGAGGCGCCACGGGCGAAGACATCGCCCGCCTCGCACGCGAGATCGGCGATGGCGTGGAGGAAAAGTTTGGTGTGCGTATCGTCCCGGAGCCGGTTTTGGTGGGGCTGGAGATCTAG
- a CDS encoding alpha/beta hydrolase codes for MRPRNRTPRFLDRAADYAWYARNFAASHLTGARPRTPRGPVRATIVVLPGVLEDPGYFHKVFGPLQDAGYDVVTLDLGHMTKPVPDLARLVLGELSKRADASPPIVLLSHSKGSLVGRAVLAALPRNVHGLVAIAAPWNGSTLARIFTGWSAIDSMVPGGVDTWTPWPGEREQVIRQRIFSLSPTWDPHIPEGSELEGATNIPMTLSGHFRGIGDPATLELIVDCVERLLALPPLRR; via the coding sequence ATGCGCCCGCGTAATCGCACTCCACGCTTTCTCGACCGGGCAGCCGACTACGCCTGGTACGCCCGCAACTTCGCCGCTTCCCATCTGACCGGGGCCCGCCCTCGCACTCCCCGCGGGCCTGTGCGCGCCACAATCGTCGTACTCCCAGGAGTCTTGGAAGATCCCGGATATTTCCACAAGGTGTTCGGCCCGCTGCAGGACGCCGGCTACGACGTCGTTACCCTCGACCTTGGCCACATGACCAAGCCCGTTCCTGACCTCGCCCGCCTCGTGCTCGGCGAACTGTCCAAGCGTGCCGACGCGTCGCCGCCGATCGTGCTCCTATCGCACTCAAAGGGTTCGCTTGTGGGCAGAGCCGTCCTCGCGGCCCTCCCCCGCAATGTGCATGGCCTGGTGGCCATCGCGGCACCGTGGAACGGATCAACGCTAGCGCGAATCTTCACAGGCTGGAGCGCCATCGACTCGATGGTCCCCGGCGGGGTGGACACCTGGACGCCGTGGCCAGGCGAACGCGAGCAGGTTATTCGCCAGCGCATCTTCTCGCTGTCCCCAACATGGGATCCCCACATTCCCGAAGGCTCCGAGCTGGAGGGCGCCACCAACATCCCGATGACGCTCTCCGGTCACTTCCGCGGAATCGGCGACCCTGCGACTTTAGAGCTCATCGTGGATTGCGTCGAAAGGCTCCTCGCATTACCGCCGCTTCGGCGCTAG
- a CDS encoding alpha/beta fold hydrolase, with protein sequence MDLNPAARLLGNLPLVQHSLVNIDSMFVRVHRIGAPPPGLNRILIDVPGDSRVTFVLIHGIGLSSTYMLPLALELAQHGEVFVMDLPGSSGLPTPNRQLSIAGFAAVVDQAMRLNGIEDPILVGHSMGAQIVVELMARRPDHFRRACLVGPPVNAAERHLPMVLARYLESAIYEEYDLVRVAALSYVRSAQHWIMRTLPAILAYKIEDRMRLISPSAQLIILHGEHDYLVPSTWADFLASQVNNAQCVQIAGAAHSTIYNSDDDVARAAASLMTPDERAHIGHSHSYLNRLRETREG encoded by the coding sequence ATGGATCTCAACCCTGCGGCGCGACTGCTCGGCAACCTACCGCTTGTCCAGCATTCATTGGTCAATATCGATTCGATGTTCGTCCGAGTCCACCGCATCGGGGCGCCGCCTCCCGGCCTCAACCGCATCCTCATCGACGTCCCTGGCGACTCCCGGGTCACCTTCGTGCTCATTCATGGCATCGGCCTTTCGTCGACCTACATGCTCCCCCTCGCCCTCGAACTGGCACAGCATGGGGAAGTTTTCGTCATGGACCTGCCGGGGTCCTCAGGCCTGCCCACGCCCAACCGCCAGCTCTCGATCGCCGGCTTCGCCGCCGTCGTCGACCAGGCAATGCGCCTCAATGGGATCGAGGATCCCATTCTCGTGGGGCATTCGATGGGCGCACAGATCGTCGTCGAACTCATGGCGCGCCGCCCCGACCACTTCCGCCGCGCCTGCCTCGTTGGCCCGCCCGTCAATGCCGCGGAACGCCACCTCCCCATGGTCTTGGCCCGATACCTCGAATCGGCGATCTATGAGGAATATGACCTCGTCCGCGTCGCGGCCCTGTCCTATGTTCGCTCCGCCCAGCACTGGATCATGCGCACGCTCCCCGCGATCCTCGCCTACAAGATCGAGGATCGCATGCGGCTCATCAGCCCTTCGGCTCAGCTCATCATCCTCCACGGCGAACACGACTATCTCGTCCCCTCGACCTGGGCCGACTTCCTCGCCTCCCAAGTCAACAACGCGCAGTGCGTTCAAATCGCCGGCGCGGCACACTCGACGATTTATAATTCCGACGACGACGTCGCCCGCGCGGCTGCCTCCCTCATGACGCCCGACGAACGCGCCCACATCGGCCATTCGCACAGCTATCTCAACCGCCTTCGTGAGACACGAGAGGGGTAG
- a CDS encoding adenosine deaminase, protein MRDLSRLPKAHLHLHFTGSMRVSTLVDLAREQGVRLPANLTDTKALQVPANERGWFRFQRAYDAARKVVRSESAMRRIVREAAADDAAEGSRRLEMQIDPTSYAPFVGGITPALEIVLDEAEIASRETGVEVAIIVAASRIKHPLDARTLARLAAKHAGNGPGQVIGFGLSNDERRGDTSKWAAAFNIARTAGLASVPHAGELLGPPHIREVVASLKPTRLGHGVRAAEDADLLARIVGAGIALEVCPASNISLGVYSEPEQVPLRVLHSAGAQIALSADDPLLFLSRLVDQYQIARDQGFSDYDLAGFARDSITASMATIESKQKWLSEVDQWIAQPDPEAGN, encoded by the coding sequence ATGCGCGATCTGTCGAGACTGCCCAAGGCCCACCTTCATCTGCACTTCACCGGCTCCATGAGGGTATCCACGCTCGTCGACTTGGCACGTGAGCAGGGCGTTCGCCTTCCCGCCAACCTCACGGACACGAAGGCCCTCCAGGTGCCCGCCAACGAGCGGGGCTGGTTCCGTTTTCAGCGCGCCTACGACGCCGCGCGCAAGGTCGTCCGCTCGGAGTCCGCCATGCGTCGCATCGTCCGTGAAGCCGCCGCCGACGACGCCGCCGAGGGCTCACGCCGCCTCGAGATGCAGATCGACCCCACCTCCTACGCTCCCTTCGTCGGCGGAATCACTCCGGCCCTGGAGATCGTCCTCGACGAAGCGGAAATCGCTTCCCGGGAAACGGGCGTGGAAGTAGCGATCATCGTGGCAGCCTCCCGCATCAAGCATCCACTTGACGCCCGCACACTCGCCCGCCTCGCCGCCAAACACGCGGGCAACGGGCCGGGCCAGGTGATCGGCTTTGGTCTGTCCAACGACGAACGGCGCGGAGACACCTCTAAATGGGCGGCCGCGTTCAACATCGCCCGCACGGCCGGCCTGGCCTCCGTCCCACACGCGGGCGAGCTTCTGGGCCCGCCTCACATCCGCGAGGTAGTCGCCAGCCTCAAGCCCACGCGCCTGGGCCACGGAGTGCGAGCGGCTGAGGACGCTGACCTGCTCGCCCGCATCGTCGGCGCTGGGATCGCCCTCGAGGTGTGCCCGGCCTCCAACATTTCCCTCGGCGTCTACTCCGAACCAGAGCAGGTCCCCTTGCGGGTCCTCCACAGCGCCGGGGCACAAATCGCGCTCTCCGCGGATGACCCGCTACTGTTCCTCTCCCGCCTGGTCGACCAGTACCAGATCGCCCGCGACCAGGGCTTTAGCGACTACGACCTGGCCGGCTTCGCCCGCGATTCCATCACGGCGTCGATGGCGACGATCGAGTCGAAGCAGAAGTGGCTATCCGAGGTCGATCAGTGGATCGCCCAGCCTGACCCGGAGGCGGGAAACTAA
- a CDS encoding phosphotransferase — MTTRENKERRAVQLLTGASAGEMLTLALGDRAILRSWRLHAVNHRPGAGVSAGYSVIWDRLEGADGDSRVRKDSYLVASTARISQAHLDAVSAVTLYADDLAVHVWEFPLDPELPALETACDPERLSAVLGELVDVELLGYRPTRRAVLRAEGASGRHYVKVLRPEALPALVQRHAACQDAGLPTPLIEVSTPDGLVVTSAVVGSPLGLTYQHGRHAEATFESLARTLDALPTSALHLQHRLAWAERCELYARAASAAMPEISERATALAEGIRQVRQCADYGPLVPTHGDFYEANVLVSAETGRVSGLLDLDSFGPGHRADDWGCLLGHLSVLPSLSEKYRFVPTIRDDWFARASRHADAAAIAASAAGVVLSLVASARQRGKTNWKKHALARLVVAERWLETARG; from the coding sequence ATGACTACGCGTGAGAACAAAGAGCGCCGAGCTGTTCAGTTGCTGACCGGCGCCTCCGCAGGCGAAATGCTAACCCTGGCACTTGGTGATCGGGCGATCCTGCGTTCTTGGCGTCTTCACGCTGTCAACCACCGGCCGGGGGCGGGCGTCTCGGCTGGATATTCGGTGATCTGGGACCGCCTCGAGGGCGCCGACGGGGACTCCCGGGTGCGCAAAGACTCCTACCTCGTTGCCTCCACGGCACGCATTTCGCAAGCGCATCTCGACGCCGTCTCGGCCGTCACGCTATATGCCGACGACCTGGCCGTACACGTGTGGGAATTTCCTCTCGACCCCGAGTTGCCCGCGCTCGAAACCGCCTGCGACCCGGAGCGTCTCTCGGCCGTGCTTGGGGAGCTTGTCGACGTCGAACTGCTTGGCTATCGGCCCACGCGGCGTGCCGTGCTGCGTGCGGAGGGCGCATCCGGACGCCATTACGTGAAGGTGTTGCGCCCTGAAGCGCTACCCGCGTTGGTTCAGCGCCACGCCGCGTGCCAAGATGCCGGCTTGCCGACGCCGCTTATTGAGGTCTCGACGCCCGACGGGCTGGTCGTCACCTCGGCGGTTGTGGGATCGCCGTTAGGGCTCACGTATCAACATGGGCGTCACGCTGAGGCAACGTTTGAATCTCTCGCACGGACGCTGGACGCGTTGCCTACGAGTGCGCTCCATTTGCAACATCGGCTTGCGTGGGCCGAACGCTGTGAGCTCTACGCACGCGCCGCATCCGCGGCGATGCCGGAGATTTCCGAGCGAGCCACTGCGCTCGCCGAGGGCATCAGGCAGGTGCGTCAATGCGCCGACTATGGGCCACTCGTGCCCACGCACGGGGACTTCTATGAAGCAAACGTACTGGTTTCGGCCGAAACAGGGCGCGTCAGCGGGCTCCTTGACCTCGATTCTTTCGGGCCCGGACATCGGGCCGACGATTGGGGATGCCTCCTTGGGCACCTGTCCGTTCTGCCGAGCCTGAGTGAGAAGTATCGCTTCGTGCCGACCATTCGCGACGACTGGTTCGCCCGCGCCAGTCGGCATGCCGACGCGGCGGCAATCGCTGCGTCGGCCGCCGGCGTCGTGTTGTCCTTGGTGGCATCCGCGCGCCAACGCGGCAAGACAAACTGGAAGAAACACGCGCTTGCGCGGCTCGTGGTGGCCGAACGCTGGTTAGAGACGGCGCGCGGGTAG
- a CDS encoding pyridoxal phosphate-dependent aminotransferase: MATEPKNRVSQRLAALQPSATLAVDAKAKALKAAGKAVIGFGAGEPNFPTPAHIVRAAEEAAADPKNHKYTIAKGLPELREAIAAKTKSDSGVVVDPDNIIVTNGGKQAVFQAFVSLLDDGDEAILPAPYWTTYPEAITLCGGVPVEVFAGSDQDYKVTVDQLEAARTDKTKVLLLCSPSNPTGSVYSRDELRAIGEWALEHGIWIISDEIYEHLLYAGEMAYILDVVPALQNQTIIVNGVAKTYAMTGWRVGWMHGPADVMKKVANFQSHITSNVNNVAQRAAIAALTGDQGVVEEMKEAFDRRRNTLVSMLRDIDGFVVPEPTGAFYVFPNVQAVLGKDINGRVAQTTAELAQIILEEAEVAVVPGEAFGAPGYIRLGYALSDEDLVEGAARIRKLLS, encoded by the coding sequence ATGGCTACAGAACCTAAGAACAGAGTCTCCCAGCGCCTCGCAGCGCTTCAACCCTCCGCCACCCTCGCCGTGGACGCGAAGGCTAAGGCCCTCAAGGCCGCAGGCAAGGCGGTTATTGGCTTTGGCGCTGGCGAACCGAACTTCCCGACGCCCGCACACATCGTCCGCGCAGCCGAGGAAGCTGCCGCCGACCCGAAGAATCACAAGTACACGATCGCCAAGGGCCTACCCGAGTTGCGCGAAGCTATCGCCGCCAAGACCAAGTCCGACTCCGGCGTCGTCGTCGATCCTGACAACATCATCGTGACCAACGGCGGCAAGCAGGCCGTGTTCCAAGCATTCGTCTCCTTGCTGGACGACGGCGACGAAGCGATCCTGCCAGCCCCCTACTGGACCACCTACCCGGAGGCGATCACGCTGTGTGGCGGCGTGCCCGTCGAAGTCTTTGCGGGTTCTGACCAGGATTACAAGGTCACCGTCGATCAGCTCGAGGCAGCCCGCACCGACAAGACCAAGGTGCTCCTCCTGTGCTCACCCTCGAACCCGACCGGATCGGTCTATTCGCGCGACGAGTTGCGTGCGATCGGCGAATGGGCACTCGAGCACGGGATTTGGATCATCTCCGACGAAATCTACGAGCACCTTCTTTACGCCGGCGAGATGGCCTACATCCTCGACGTCGTGCCCGCGTTGCAAAACCAAACGATCATCGTCAACGGCGTGGCCAAGACCTACGCGATGACGGGCTGGCGCGTCGGATGGATGCACGGCCCGGCCGACGTCATGAAGAAGGTTGCCAACTTCCAGTCCCACATCACTTCCAACGTCAACAACGTCGCCCAGCGTGCCGCAATCGCGGCGCTGACCGGCGACCAGGGTGTCGTGGAGGAGATGAAGGAAGCCTTCGATCGACGCCGCAATACCCTCGTGTCCATGCTGCGTGACATCGACGGTTTCGTCGTCCCCGAGCCGACCGGCGCCTTCTACGTCTTCCCCAACGTGCAGGCCGTGCTCGGCAAGGACATCAACGGCCGCGTTGCACAGACGACCGCTGAGCTTGCACAGATCATCCTCGAGGAAGCGGAAGTCGCCGTCGTGCCTGGTGAGGCATTTGGCGCGCCCGGCTACATTCGACTCGGCTATGCCCTATCCGACGAAGACCTCGTCGAGGGTGCGGCTAGGATCCGGAAGCTCTTGAGCTGA
- the secE gene encoding preprotein translocase subunit SecE, with protein sequence MSQAASSAPRGRKLDSKKSLWRRIVTFFKEVVAEFKKVQRPTRKELWQLFLTVVFFVTVVMLFVGVIDVVFNQAMFWIFG encoded by the coding sequence GTGAGCCAAGCAGCGAGTTCAGCACCGCGCGGACGCAAGTTAGACTCCAAGAAGAGTCTGTGGCGCCGTATCGTCACCTTCTTCAAGGAGGTCGTCGCCGAATTCAAGAAGGTCCAGCGCCCCACCCGCAAGGAGCTGTGGCAGTTGTTCCTCACGGTTGTGTTTTTCGTGACCGTCGTGATGCTTTTTGTTGGTGTCATCGACGTGGTCTTCAACCAGGCCATGTTCTGGATCTTCGGCTAA